In Microbacterium sp. SLBN-146, one genomic interval encodes:
- a CDS encoding ABC transporter ATP-binding protein: MPEPVIAAANLVKAYKVKGKPAFTAVDGLDFEVAPGESFGLLGPNGAGKSTTMKMVGAVSTRTSGDLSILGLDPDRHGPEIRSRLGVVPQQDNLDGELNARENLFIYGRYFGLPAKVCHEKADELLAFAQLEDKAKSRVDQLSGGMKRRLTIARGLINDPRILLLDEPTTGLDPQARHVLWDRLFRLKERGTTLVLTTHYMDEAEQLCDRLVVVDKGRIMAEGTPASLIRQYSSREVLEVRFGSDRNEQVAPQLEGIGDRVEVLPDRVLVYAHDGEAALEQVTERELHPVTSLVRRSSLEDVFLRLTGRSLIE; encoded by the coding sequence GTGCCAGAACCCGTCATCGCCGCAGCGAACCTCGTCAAGGCCTACAAGGTCAAGGGCAAGCCCGCGTTCACGGCCGTCGACGGCCTCGATTTCGAGGTCGCACCGGGTGAGTCCTTCGGCCTTCTCGGCCCGAACGGTGCGGGAAAGTCGACGACCATGAAGATGGTCGGCGCCGTCTCGACACGGACGTCGGGCGACCTCTCGATCCTCGGCCTCGATCCCGACCGCCACGGTCCCGAGATCCGCTCGCGCTTGGGCGTCGTTCCGCAGCAGGACAACCTCGACGGCGAGCTCAACGCGCGCGAGAACCTCTTCATCTACGGCCGTTACTTCGGGCTCCCCGCCAAGGTGTGCCACGAGAAGGCCGACGAACTGCTCGCCTTCGCGCAGCTCGAAGACAAGGCGAAGAGCAGGGTCGATCAGCTGTCGGGCGGCATGAAGCGGAGGCTCACGATCGCTCGTGGCCTCATCAACGACCCACGGATCCTGCTCCTCGACGAACCCACGACGGGTCTTGATCCGCAAGCCCGTCATGTGCTGTGGGACCGCCTGTTCCGACTCAAGGAGCGCGGCACGACGCTCGTTCTGACCACCCACTACATGGATGAGGCCGAGCAGCTGTGCGATCGACTCGTCGTGGTCGACAAGGGCCGGATCATGGCGGAGGGCACGCCGGCGTCGCTCATCCGGCAGTACTCGAGCCGGGAGGTCCTCGAGGTGCGCTTCGGCTCCGACCGCAACGAACAGGTCGCGCCGCAGCTCGAGGGAATCGGCGATCGCGTCGAGGTGCTGCCCGACCGGGTGCTCGTGTACGCGCACGACGGCGAGGCCGCTCTCGAACAGGTCACGGAGCGTGAGCTGCACCCCGTGACGTCGCTCGTGCGTCGTTCGAGCCTCGAAGACGTCTTCCTCCGTCTGACGGGAAGGTCGCTGATCGAATGA